One region of Flavobacterium pisciphilum genomic DNA includes:
- a CDS encoding RagB/SusD family nutrient uptake outer membrane protein produces MKISFKYISYFFLFVLGLSMTLTSCTDDLNVTPKDDDEFLSETFFKDPKSYKQVLAKLYAGLYVGGNDGDGDAAIPGKSPDIAGLGGDFSSYLRLLFVTQEFSTDEAIIAWADGTLPTLNAQTWSPANEFLEGTFSRAFYHISVANEFLRQTTDEKLTARGVDANLKAEIANFRAEARFLRAFSYYNLMDLFGNVPITTENDPVGFFYPEQKSRAEVFAFVESELKDLDNSLVAPKANEYGRVDKTAAKFLLAQVYLNAKVYIGVDKYSEAAVLCNEIITGSGYVFANVPYRYLFSADNNRNGAQSEVIFPIVGDGNAIRATGGGMSFIMHASIGGSMDAASRGMDGGWQGIRTRREFVDLFPDATATGDKRGTFYTDGQSKDINNVSTFTDGYAVTKYINKNADGSAAQRTDIPDIDFPMFRLTDAYLMYAEATLRGAAGGNINTALGYINEIRGRAGATAITVPQLTLDFILDERGRELFWECHRRTDLIRFGKFTGGAKIWQWKGGSINGSATESFRNLMPIPARNIQANPTLKQNPGY; encoded by the coding sequence ATGAAAATATCATTTAAATATATATCTTATTTTTTCCTATTCGTTTTAGGATTAAGTATGACGCTTACTTCGTGTACGGACGATTTAAACGTGACGCCAAAGGATGATGATGAATTTTTATCTGAAACCTTTTTTAAAGACCCTAAGTCATACAAACAAGTATTGGCTAAACTATATGCAGGTCTGTATGTTGGTGGTAATGACGGTGATGGTGATGCCGCAATCCCTGGTAAAAGCCCTGATATTGCAGGACTTGGTGGTGACTTTAGTAGTTACTTAAGATTGCTTTTTGTAACACAGGAATTCAGTACAGATGAAGCAATTATTGCTTGGGCTGATGGTACTTTACCAACATTAAATGCTCAGACATGGTCTCCTGCAAATGAATTTTTAGAAGGGACTTTCTCAAGAGCATTTTATCACATTAGTGTTGCTAATGAGTTTTTGAGACAAACTACAGATGAGAAATTAACGGCAAGAGGTGTTGATGCGAACTTAAAAGCTGAAATTGCTAATTTTAGAGCTGAAGCTCGTTTCTTAAGGGCTTTCTCTTACTATAACTTAATGGATTTGTTCGGGAATGTGCCAATTACAACAGAAAATGATCCTGTTGGATTCTTTTATCCGGAACAAAAATCAAGAGCAGAAGTTTTTGCTTTTGTTGAGTCTGAATTGAAAGACTTAGACAATAGTTTAGTTGCTCCAAAAGCAAATGAATATGGAAGAGTTGATAAAACGGCAGCTAAATTTTTATTGGCACAAGTTTATTTAAATGCTAAAGTGTATATAGGTGTAGATAAATATAGTGAAGCGGCAGTATTATGTAATGAAATAATTACTGGTTCAGGATATGTTTTCGCAAATGTTCCTTACAGATATTTATTCTCTGCTGATAATAATAGAAATGGTGCTCAATCTGAAGTTATTTTCCCAATTGTTGGTGATGGTAATGCAATTAGAGCAACAGGTGGAGGAATGAGTTTTATTATGCATGCTTCTATTGGAGGTAGTATGGATGCTGCGTCAAGAGGAATGGACGGTGGATGGCAAGGGATTAGAACTCGTAGAGAGTTCGTAGATCTTTTTCCTGATGCAACTGCAACTGGAGATAAAAGAGGTACGTTTTATACAGATGGACAATCTAAAGACATTAATAATGTTTCAACTTTTACAGATGGTTATGCAGTAACAAAATATATAAATAAAAATGCTGATGGTTCTGCAGCCCAAAGAACGGATATCCCAGATATCGATTTCCCAATGTTTAGGTTAACGGATGCTTATTTAATGTATGCTGAAGCAACTCTTAGAGGTGCAGCAGGTGGAAACATCAATACAGCTCTAGGTTATATAAACGAAATTAGAGGAAGAGCAGGTGCAACAGCAATTACAGTTCCTCAGTTAACACTTGATTTTATCTTGGATGAAAGAGGAAGAGAGTTATTCTGGGAATGTCACAGAAGAACAGATTTGATTCGTTTTGGTAAATTCACAGGAGGAGCTAAAATTTGGCAATGGAAAGGTGGTTCTATAAATGGTAGCGCTACAGAATCTTTTAGAAATTTAATGCCAATTCCTGCAAGAAATATCCAAGCAAATCCAACTTTGAAACAAAATCCTGGATACTAA
- a CDS encoding SusC/RagA family TonB-linked outer membrane protein produces MKTIYKKLLFLFLLLPFSVLAQSTLEGVVLDKATGQPIPGVNVNVQGGTNGTSTDFDGKFKLSNLKSGDKIVASFIGYVSNTISFSGQKTTSISLEEDANQLREVVVQVGYGTVKKKDATGSVSQVSAKEFNKGINVTPESLISGRISGVNVVGGGAPGAKADIRIRGGSSLNASNEPLIVLDGLPLSNAVPSGATSILSTIDPNDIESFTVLKDASAAAIYGSRAANGVIVITTKKGSKGGVKVNFSSQVGINTVANTVDVMSADQFRELVKTKGTPAQQALLGTANTNWQDEIFHTALTTNNNISVSGALFNKLPVRLSVGNVDNPGILRNTSFERTTTSISLNPVLFDNHLKIDISGNLSFGKNRFQDEGAIIGSAIGFDPTQSVYQTGSRYGGYYEWLEPTGNLPLLPARNPVARLNQDDRRATSTRKWGNVRIDYKLHFFEDLRVVAEAGIDRFDSSGYTEVSTQSALGYQPKPFSDPAYVNLGNYSSYTDALQNKNLNAYFNYTKDIGKIKIDATAGYNYQLFQKEKYSSGETRQPNPNEDVATDPDVNLQSFFGRLNLGYDSRYLLTLNYRRDGTSRFSKDNRWGNFAGGAFAWNLSEEAFLKDNATVSTLKLRVGYGTTGQQDISAQYDYLRRVTLGTINSQYIFGNTIYSTARPEGYNENIKWEELAEANVGIDYGFLNDRITGSINYFDKKSTDLLADIAVPDGANLRNQGFFNIGSVRTKGVEFSIASDIVKNDNLTWNVAFNTTYIDQNISELGITVPGFQGYLTGDNIAGGNGNKILINSVGYAPNSFFVYEQLYDANKRPIAGAYVDRNGDGKIDTGDRYRAGKAAPDYTFGLFSTLNYKKFDFTMNWRASVGNKIFDNVSSNLGYSDAGLRRQTDLSNVSSDYYNTGFTFEDNGTSRYLSDYFVKDASFIKLDNVTLGYTFDKTIIKAASLRFTAGVQNVFILTKYNGLDPEKFNGIDNNVYPRARTFLFGVNANF; encoded by the coding sequence ATGAAAACAATTTATAAAAAGTTGTTATTTTTATTCTTACTACTTCCTTTTAGTGTTCTAGCTCAGAGTACATTAGAAGGTGTTGTTTTAGACAAAGCAACAGGACAACCAATTCCAGGTGTAAACGTAAATGTACAAGGGGGTACCAATGGTACTTCGACAGATTTTGATGGAAAATTTAAGCTGTCAAATTTGAAAAGTGGTGATAAAATTGTCGCTTCTTTCATTGGTTATGTTAGCAATACTATCAGCTTTAGCGGACAAAAAACAACAAGTATTTCTCTTGAAGAAGATGCAAATCAACTTAGAGAAGTTGTAGTACAAGTAGGTTACGGTACTGTTAAGAAAAAAGATGCTACTGGATCTGTATCACAAGTATCAGCAAAGGAATTTAATAAAGGTATTAATGTAACTCCAGAGAGTTTAATTAGCGGACGTATTTCGGGTGTAAATGTTGTTGGTGGAGGTGCTCCTGGTGCTAAAGCAGATATTAGAATTCGTGGTGGGTCTTCATTAAATGCTTCTAATGAGCCTTTAATTGTATTAGACGGACTTCCGTTAAGTAATGCAGTTCCAAGTGGGGCTACAAGTATTTTGTCTACAATTGATCCTAATGATATTGAATCATTTACAGTTCTTAAAGATGCTTCTGCAGCTGCAATTTACGGTTCCCGCGCTGCAAATGGTGTAATTGTTATTACAACTAAAAAAGGATCAAAAGGTGGTGTGAAAGTTAACTTTAGTTCTCAAGTTGGTATCAATACAGTAGCGAATACAGTTGACGTAATGAGTGCAGATCAATTCCGTGAATTGGTAAAAACAAAAGGGACTCCTGCACAACAGGCTTTATTAGGTACCGCAAATACAAACTGGCAAGATGAAATTTTTCATACTGCTTTGACAACTAACAATAATATCTCTGTAAGTGGTGCTTTGTTTAACAAATTACCTGTACGTTTATCTGTTGGAAATGTTGATAATCCAGGAATCCTAAGAAACACTTCTTTTGAAAGAACTACGACATCGATATCGTTAAATCCAGTTTTATTTGATAACCACTTAAAAATTGATATTAGCGGAAATTTATCTTTCGGTAAAAACCGATTTCAGGATGAAGGTGCAATTATTGGAAGCGCTATTGGATTTGATCCTACTCAATCTGTATATCAAACGGGTTCTCGTTATGGAGGATATTACGAATGGTTAGAGCCAACTGGAAATTTACCATTATTACCAGCTAGAAACCCTGTTGCAAGATTAAACCAAGATGATAGAAGAGCAACTTCTACTAGAAAATGGGGTAATGTTAGGATAGATTATAAACTTCACTTCTTTGAAGATTTAAGAGTTGTTGCTGAAGCAGGTATTGATAGATTTGATAGTAGTGGTTATACTGAAGTGAGTACTCAAAGTGCTTTAGGATATCAGCCAAAACCGTTTAGTGATCCAGCTTATGTGAATTTAGGAAACTACTCAAGTTATACAGATGCACTTCAAAATAAAAACTTAAATGCTTATTTTAATTATACTAAAGACATAGGAAAAATTAAAATTGATGCAACTGCTGGTTATAACTACCAATTGTTTCAAAAAGAAAAATATTCATCTGGTGAAACAAGACAGCCAAATCCTAATGAGGATGTTGCTACAGATCCAGACGTTAATTTACAATCTTTCTTCGGACGTTTGAATTTAGGGTATGATAGCAGATATTTATTGACTTTAAATTATAGAAGAGACGGAACTTCTCGTTTCTCTAAAGATAACAGATGGGGGAATTTTGCAGGTGGTGCTTTTGCATGGAATTTATCTGAAGAAGCTTTCTTAAAAGATAATGCTACTGTTTCAACTTTAAAATTAAGAGTTGGTTATGGTACAACTGGACAACAAGATATTTCTGCTCAATATGATTATTTACGCAGAGTAACATTAGGTACAATTAACTCACAGTATATTTTTGGTAATACTATTTATTCTACGGCAAGACCTGAAGGATATAATGAAAATATCAAATGGGAAGAATTGGCAGAAGCTAACGTTGGTATTGATTACGGATTCTTGAATGATAGAATTACAGGATCTATTAACTATTTTGATAAAAAATCGACAGATTTATTAGCAGATATTGCAGTTCCTGATGGTGCAAATCTTAGAAATCAAGGTTTCTTTAATATTGGTAGTGTACGAACAAAAGGGGTTGAATTTAGTATTGCTTCTGATATTGTTAAAAATGATAATTTGACTTGGAATGTAGCTTTTAATACTACTTATATCGATCAGAATATTTCTGAGTTAGGAATTACAGTTCCTGGTTTTCAAGGTTATTTGACTGGAGATAATATCGCTGGTGGTAACGGGAATAAAATTCTTATTAACTCAGTAGGATATGCACCAAATTCATTTTTTGTATATGAGCAATTATACGACGCAAACAAAAGGCCAATTGCAGGAGCTTATGTAGATAGAAACGGAGATGGGAAAATTGATACAGGTGATCGTTACAGAGCTGGAAAAGCAGCACCAGACTATACTTTTGGATTATTCTCTACTTTGAATTATAAAAAGTTTGATTTTACAATGAACTGGAGAGCAAGTGTTGGAAACAAAATTTTTGATAACGTAAGTTCTAATTTAGGGTATTCTGATGCTGGATTAAGAAGACAAACGGATTTGTCTAATGTAAGTTCAGATTACTATAATACTGGTTTTACTTTTGAGGATAATGGTACATCACGTTACTTGTCTGACTATTTTGTAAAAGATGCTTCTTTCATAAAATTAGATAATGTTACGCTTGGATATACTTTTGATAAAACAATCATAAAAGCAGCTTCTTTAAGATTTACAGCTGGGGTTCAGAATGTTTTTATTCTAACAAAATACAATGGTTTAGATCCTGAGAAATTCAACGGAATAGATAATAATGTATATCCAAGAGCAAGAACATTCTTGTTTGGAGTAAATGCGAATTTCTAA
- a CDS encoding LacI family DNA-binding transcriptional regulator produces the protein MKRKITLKQIAKELDVSISTVSKSLRNSLEIGEDTRLKVQAFAKFYNYKPNNIALSLKNRKTKTIGIIIPEIVHHFFSTVINGVEQVANENGYSVIICLSDDSFDKEVLNMEMLANGSIDGFIMSLSKETQFKGDFHHITEVINQGMPVVMFDRVTNDILCDKVIIDDKSAAYEAVQSLIDKGRKKIALVTTVDYVSVGKLRTDGYTKALLDNDIPFSEDLIIKIEDVDTCEIIISQLLEDRAIDAVFAVNELFAVTIIKTASKMGLRVPEDLAVIAFTDGIISKYSTPTITTVSQSGNKMGNKAAKMLIDRLELETEEGQEEEENYKTEVIETHLIERESTD, from the coding sequence ATGAAACGCAAAATAACTCTCAAACAGATTGCTAAGGAGCTTGATGTATCTATTTCTACCGTCTCAAAATCACTACGAAACAGTCTGGAAATTGGGGAAGATACCCGATTAAAAGTTCAGGCTTTCGCCAAATTCTACAATTACAAACCCAACAATATAGCACTCAGTTTAAAGAATCGTAAAACCAAAACAATCGGTATTATTATTCCTGAAATTGTACACCATTTTTTCTCCACTGTTATTAATGGAGTAGAACAAGTAGCCAACGAAAATGGATACAGCGTCATCATATGTTTATCTGATGATTCATTTGATAAAGAAGTACTTAATATGGAAATGCTTGCCAACGGAAGTATTGATGGTTTTATCATGTCTCTATCTAAAGAAACACAATTTAAAGGAGATTTTCATCATATAACCGAAGTCATAAATCAAGGAATGCCAGTGGTTATGTTTGACCGCGTTACAAATGATATATTATGTGACAAAGTAATCATCGATGATAAATCGGCAGCTTATGAAGCAGTTCAGAGTTTAATCGATAAAGGCCGTAAAAAAATAGCCTTAGTTACTACTGTTGATTATGTTAGCGTTGGAAAACTTCGAACTGATGGATATACAAAAGCACTATTAGATAATGACATTCCTTTTAGTGAAGATCTTATTATAAAGATCGAAGATGTAGATACTTGCGAAATAATCATCAGTCAATTATTAGAAGACCGAGCCATAGATGCTGTTTTTGCAGTTAATGAACTTTTTGCAGTTACTATAATAAAAACCGCCAGCAAAATGGGACTTCGAGTTCCCGAAGATCTAGCGGTTATCGCCTTTACAGATGGGATAATATCCAAATACTCGACTCCAACTATTACAACAGTAAGCCAAAGTGGCAACAAAATGGGGAATAAAGCTGCAAAAATGCTAATCGATCGCTTGGAGCTAGAAACAGAAGAAGGACAAGAGGAAGAAGAGAATTACAAAACAGAAGTAATTGAAACTCACCTCATTGAAAGAGAATCCACAGATTAA
- a CDS encoding MFS transporter, whose product MEKRKLSFWEIWNMSFGFLGIQMGFALQNANASRILQIFGADVHELSWFWIIAPLMGLIVQPIIGHYSDKTWGKFGRRKPFFLVGAILASVGLILMPQANIFISVLPALWVGAGMLMIMDASFNIAMEPFRALVGDNLRTDQRTAGFSIQTALIGFGAVIGSALPYVLTKWFGVPNSTVPGSVPLNLTLSFILGAVVLIGSILVTLFTTKEYSPDELALFEDPQAEKIEVEEKSKLTDIFKDFAKMPTTMRQLSWVQFFSWFGLFGMWVFSTPAIAHHIYGLPLDDNSSQSYQDAGDWVGILFGVYNLVSAIIALFFLPMIAKKIGRKSTHALSLVIGGIGLISIYFMPDENWVILSMVLIGVAWASILAMPYAILAGSIAPKKMGVYMGIFNFFVVIPQIINAIIGGPIVKYLYNGDAIYALITSGVSFLIAAVLVYKVKDVDDIKL is encoded by the coding sequence ATGGAAAAGCGTAAATTAAGTTTCTGGGAAATTTGGAACATGAGTTTCGGTTTCTTAGGAATACAAATGGGGTTTGCTCTACAAAATGCAAATGCCAGTAGAATTCTTCAAATTTTTGGTGCCGACGTACACGAACTTTCTTGGTTTTGGATAATTGCTCCTTTAATGGGATTAATTGTTCAACCAATAATTGGTCATTATAGTGATAAAACTTGGGGGAAATTTGGACGAAGAAAACCTTTTTTTCTTGTAGGTGCTATCCTAGCTTCAGTTGGATTAATATTAATGCCACAGGCAAACATTTTTATTTCAGTCTTACCCGCATTGTGGGTTGGTGCCGGAATGCTTATGATTATGGATGCTTCATTTAATATTGCCATGGAACCATTTCGTGCATTAGTTGGTGACAATTTAAGAACAGACCAACGTACCGCAGGATTCAGTATTCAAACAGCACTTATTGGTTTTGGAGCCGTAATTGGTTCAGCATTGCCATATGTATTAACTAAATGGTTTGGAGTTCCAAACAGTACTGTTCCAGGAAGCGTTCCTTTGAACCTTACACTTTCCTTCATTTTAGGAGCTGTTGTCTTGATAGGTTCTATTCTGGTTACTTTATTTACAACCAAAGAATACTCTCCAGACGAATTAGCTCTTTTTGAAGATCCTCAAGCTGAAAAAATTGAGGTTGAAGAAAAATCAAAACTTACAGATATCTTTAAAGATTTTGCAAAAATGCCAACCACTATGCGTCAACTCAGTTGGGTACAGTTCTTTTCTTGGTTTGGTCTTTTCGGTATGTGGGTATTTAGTACTCCAGCAATTGCACATCACATTTATGGATTACCACTAGACGACAATTCTAGTCAAAGCTATCAGGATGCTGGAGATTGGGTTGGAATACTTTTCGGAGTTTATAATCTTGTTTCAGCAATTATAGCTTTATTCTTTTTGCCAATGATTGCTAAAAAAATTGGACGAAAATCAACTCATGCCCTTTCTTTAGTCATTGGAGGAATAGGTTTAATCTCAATCTATTTTATGCCAGATGAAAACTGGGTTATCCTTTCAATGGTATTAATTGGTGTCGCTTGGGCAAGTATCCTAGCAATGCCATATGCCATCCTAGCTGGATCTATTGCTCCTAAAAAAATGGGAGTTTATATGGGTATATTCAACTTCTTTGTGGTGATTCCTCAAATAATAAACGCAATAATTGGAGGGCCAATTGTAAAATACCTTTATAACGGCGATGCTATATACGCTTTAATTACAAGTGGGGTTAGCTTTTTGATAGCCGCAGTTTTAGTTTACAAAGTAAAAGATGTAGATGACATAAAACTTTAA
- the pgmB gene encoding beta-phosphoglucomutase translates to MNTKAFIFDLDGVIVDTAKYHYLAWQKIANALNIDFTHEHNELLKGVSRVRSLDIILELGNVQASQEDKDKWLIQKNEDYLTYLVDMDEREILPGVLPVLQFLKEKKQAIALGSASKNARPILEKTGIISYFDVIVDGNDVTNAKPDPEVFLKAAQLLNISPSNSIVFEDSVAGVQAANIGKMTSVGIGSKTVLHEAKYIFEDFTLIDKTFIESLITA, encoded by the coding sequence ATGAATACAAAAGCGTTTATATTCGACCTAGACGGCGTAATCGTTGACACTGCTAAATACCATTATTTAGCATGGCAAAAGATTGCAAATGCATTAAACATTGACTTTACACACGAACACAACGAACTTTTAAAAGGAGTAAGTCGTGTCCGTTCACTAGATATTATCCTAGAATTAGGAAACGTTCAAGCTTCACAAGAAGATAAAGATAAATGGCTCATTCAAAAAAATGAGGATTATCTAACCTATTTAGTAGATATGGACGAAAGAGAAATCCTTCCAGGTGTTTTGCCAGTCCTACAATTTTTAAAAGAAAAGAAACAAGCCATTGCATTAGGTTCAGCAAGCAAAAATGCACGCCCGATTCTTGAAAAAACAGGAATCATATCCTACTTTGATGTTATTGTTGATGGCAATGATGTTACAAATGCAAAACCAGATCCTGAAGTTTTCTTAAAAGCGGCTCAATTATTAAACATAAGCCCTTCAAATTCTATAGTTTTTGAAGATTCAGTTGCAGGAGTTCAAGCAGCCAATATCGGAAAAATGACCAGCGTAGGAATTGGATCCAAAACAGTCTTACATGAAGCCAAATACATCTTTGAAGATTTTACTTTAATAGATAAAACATTCATCGAATCATTAATTACAGCATAA
- a CDS encoding glycoside hydrolase family 65 protein → MNQDYIKPDNWSIIEEGFDVERVKSSESLFSIGNGAMGQRANFEEKYSGETFQGSYIAGIYYPDKTKVGWWKNGYPKYFAKVLNAPNWIGIDIEINEEAFDLNSCTEVKNFRRELNMKEGWYNRSFEATLKNGTEIAVNVRRFLSLNMDEVGLIKYEITPLNKDAKILYKPYLDAGVTNEDANWEEKFWEPLEVKKATNEAFVTAQTYKTHFKVTTFMHNSIFANNENINISPSTIDSSSDKIEYTYGVIIAKGQTSSIQKIGGYTVSLNHTNTLAAAEKAIKEALSKGYDQLLQEQIDAWAKIWEMSDITIDGDVKAQQGIRFNIFQLNQTYSGKDNRLNIGPKGFTGEKYGGSTYWDTEAYCIPFYMATKDQQVARNLLTYRYNQLDKAIENAKDNLGFKDGAALYPMVTMNGEECHNEWEITHEEIHRNGAIAFAIFNYNRYTGDYSYIPEKGLEVLIGIARFWHQRASFSTDKNQYVILGVTGPNEYENNINNNFYTNYVAKWCIDYAEQQIIKVAAEYPADHKRIIEKVQLTENEIQEWKKVASNMYFPFSKELNVYLQQDGFLDKDLVPVKDLDPSQRPINQKWSWDRVLRSPYIKQADVLQCFYFFEEHFSKEELLRNFEFYESFTVHESSLSPCVHSIQAAALDKMDMAYTFYLRTSRLDLDDYNKEVEEGCHITSMAGTWMSIVEGFGGMRVKNDTLHFSPKIPKEWTGYSFKINFRNQILKVSINHNETTFTVDGDDELAIVVNGQAVVANKYATA, encoded by the coding sequence ATGAATCAAGATTATATAAAACCAGACAATTGGTCAATAATAGAGGAAGGCTTTGATGTAGAGAGAGTCAAATCGTCTGAGAGTCTTTTCAGTATCGGAAACGGTGCTATGGGACAACGTGCTAATTTTGAAGAAAAATACTCAGGAGAAACTTTTCAAGGAAGTTATATCGCTGGAATTTATTACCCTGACAAAACTAAAGTTGGCTGGTGGAAAAATGGCTATCCAAAATATTTTGCTAAAGTATTAAACGCACCAAACTGGATTGGTATCGACATTGAAATTAATGAAGAGGCTTTTGATTTAAATTCTTGTACCGAAGTAAAAAACTTCCGTAGAGAATTAAACATGAAAGAAGGCTGGTATAATCGTTCATTTGAAGCAACATTAAAAAACGGAACTGAAATCGCTGTCAATGTACGTCGTTTTCTATCCTTAAACATGGATGAAGTTGGTTTAATTAAATACGAGATTACGCCATTAAATAAAGATGCAAAAATACTTTACAAACCATATTTAGATGCAGGTGTTACCAATGAAGATGCTAACTGGGAAGAAAAATTCTGGGAGCCACTTGAAGTAAAAAAAGCAACAAACGAAGCATTCGTTACAGCTCAAACCTACAAAACGCATTTTAAGGTTACAACATTCATGCATAATAGCATTTTTGCTAATAACGAAAACATTAATATTTCACCTTCAACAATTGATTCTTCATCAGATAAAATAGAATATACTTATGGGGTAATTATTGCAAAAGGACAAACTTCATCTATACAAAAAATTGGTGGCTACACCGTTTCATTAAACCATACCAATACACTTGCTGCAGCCGAAAAAGCAATTAAAGAAGCATTAAGTAAAGGATATGACCAATTACTACAAGAACAAATAGATGCTTGGGCAAAAATTTGGGAAATGTCAGATATTACTATCGATGGAGATGTAAAAGCACAGCAAGGAATTCGTTTCAATATTTTTCAGTTAAACCAAACCTATTCAGGAAAAGACAATCGATTAAATATTGGACCAAAAGGGTTCACTGGAGAAAAATATGGAGGATCTACTTATTGGGATACCGAAGCGTATTGCATTCCGTTTTACATGGCTACCAAAGATCAGCAAGTTGCTCGAAATTTATTAACCTATCGTTACAATCAACTTGATAAAGCAATTGAAAATGCTAAAGACAATTTAGGCTTTAAAGATGGAGCTGCTTTATACCCAATGGTGACCATGAATGGTGAAGAATGCCATAACGAATGGGAAATCACTCATGAAGAAATCCACCGAAATGGTGCAATTGCTTTTGCAATTTTCAATTACAACCGTTACACAGGAGATTACTCTTATATCCCAGAGAAAGGATTAGAAGTATTAATCGGAATTGCTCGTTTCTGGCACCAAAGAGCCTCATTCTCTACAGACAAAAATCAATATGTAATTTTGGGAGTTACAGGTCCAAACGAGTACGAAAATAACATCAATAATAATTTCTACACCAATTATGTTGCTAAATGGTGTATTGATTATGCTGAACAACAAATTATAAAAGTTGCTGCCGAATATCCAGCTGACCACAAAAGAATCATCGAGAAAGTACAACTTACAGAAAACGAAATTCAAGAATGGAAAAAAGTAGCGAGTAATATGTACTTCCCTTTTTCAAAAGAACTTAATGTTTATTTACAACAAGACGGATTCTTAGATAAAGATTTAGTTCCAGTAAAAGATCTAGACCCCTCACAACGTCCTATAAACCAAAAATGGTCTTGGGATCGTGTATTGCGTTCACCATATATCAAACAAGCTGATGTTTTGCAGTGTTTTTACTTTTTTGAAGAACACTTTTCTAAAGAAGAACTATTGCGTAATTTTGAGTTTTACGAGTCATTTACAGTACATGAAAGTTCTCTTTCGCCTTGTGTACACTCAATCCAAGCCGCTGCTTTGGACAAAATGGATATGGCTTATACATTCTACCTAAGAACTTCACGTTTAGATTTAGACGATTACAACAAAGAGGTTGAAGAAGGTTGTCATATTACATCAATGGCAGGAACATGGATGAGCATTGTAGAAGGTTTTGGAGGAATGCGTGTAAAAAATGACACCTTACATTTCTCTCCAAAAATTCCAAAAGAATGGACAGGATATTCATTTAAAATCAACTTTAGAAATCAAATTCTAAAAGTATCAATAAACCATAACGAAACTACATTTACTGTAGATGGGGATGACGAATTAGCCATTGTCGTTAATGGCCAAGCCGTAGTCGCTAATAAGTATGCAACCGCATAA